In one window of Desulforhabdus amnigena DNA:
- a CDS encoding M24 family metallopeptidase, producing MNRECFAARLSRFRKLMEENSLDAFLVAVPENRYYLSGYEAEDLQLTESSGYLLIGEFSQYLLTDFRYREEAEHEAPDFEAVIYSEGLPQVLPDLFSSLGVRRLGAEGHHISYRTYCEVEKALKTSRPTAEMVSSEGLIEGLRIVKEVQEVERIKESIALTEKALCEVWEILAPGKKEKDLAWEIERRIREGGGEAVSFPPIVASGPNGALPHAVPTDRVIARGDAVILDLGSKLNHYCSDMTRTWIAGTPDARLKEIYRIVREAQLAAQDAIRAGRDSVEIDGVARGIITEAGYGEQFGHGLGHGVGIAVHEKPGLRKRNPTALEENMIITVEPGIYLPGFGGVRLENMVRVTQTGCEILNRADLFYKF from the coding sequence ATGAACCGTGAATGCTTTGCTGCCAGACTGTCCCGTTTTCGGAAACTCATGGAGGAAAACTCCCTGGATGCATTTCTGGTGGCTGTTCCAGAAAACCGCTACTACCTGAGCGGTTATGAGGCCGAAGACCTGCAACTTACTGAAAGTTCTGGGTATTTGCTCATTGGAGAATTCAGTCAGTATCTTCTGACCGACTTTCGCTACCGGGAGGAAGCGGAGCACGAAGCCCCGGATTTTGAAGCGGTCATCTACAGTGAAGGATTGCCCCAGGTCCTTCCCGATCTTTTTTCCAGCCTGGGGGTACGGCGTTTGGGAGCGGAGGGACATCATATTTCCTACCGCACCTACTGTGAGGTGGAAAAAGCCCTCAAGACATCGCGCCCCACGGCGGAGATGGTTTCGTCGGAAGGACTGATCGAAGGACTGAGGATTGTGAAGGAAGTACAGGAAGTGGAACGAATCAAAGAGTCCATTGCCCTGACGGAAAAGGCTCTGTGCGAGGTATGGGAAATCCTTGCGCCGGGAAAAAAGGAAAAGGACCTGGCCTGGGAGATCGAGCGGCGAATAAGGGAGGGGGGAGGTGAAGCCGTTTCCTTTCCTCCCATCGTGGCGAGCGGTCCCAATGGTGCTCTTCCCCACGCAGTACCGACGGACCGCGTAATCGCTCGGGGCGATGCGGTGATACTGGATCTTGGTTCTAAGCTCAATCATTATTGCTCGGATATGACTCGAACCTGGATTGCCGGAACACCCGATGCCAGGCTCAAGGAGATTTACAGGATAGTCCGCGAAGCGCAACTGGCGGCCCAGGATGCCATCAGAGCGGGCAGGGATTCCGTGGAAATCGACGGGGTGGCCCGGGGGATCATCACCGAGGCGGGTTATGGAGAGCAGTTCGGGCATGGCCTGGGGCACGGAGTGGGAATCGCGGTGCACGAAAAACCCGGTCTGAGAAAGCGTAACCCGACCGCCCTCGAGGAAAACATGATCATAACCGTTGAGCCAGGCATCTATTTGCCCGGCTTTGGGGGGGTGCGACTGGAAAATATGGTTCGAGTCACTCAAACGGGTTGTGAGATATTGAACCGTGCGGATCTGTTTTATAAATTTTGA